The following proteins come from a genomic window of Mariniflexile sp. TRM1-10:
- a CDS encoding glutamate synthase subunit beta codes for MGKVTGFKEFERQDESNAPVKERLKHYKEFTIPLSDTEMSKQGSRCMDCGIPFCHSGCPLGNLIPDFNHMVYQGEWQKASWLLHATNNFPEFTGRLCPAPCEKSCVLGIIEDPVSIENIEKQIVERAFKEGWIKPQPPKTRTGKTAAIVGSGPAGLAAAQQLNRAGHTVTVFERDDEVGGLLRYGIPNFKMEKGIIDRRIAILEAEGITFKTNVNVGVNYDVEELKNFDAVVLCGGATERRSLPTPGSDADGVVQAMDFLTQQTKVLFGKEVKDQVLATDKHVIVIGGGDTGSDCVGTSNRQGAKSVVNFEIMPKPPGHRSPTTPWPFWPLQLKTSSSHEEGVERNWLINTKEFIKDANGKLIALKTVNVEWKMVPGERPQLLEIEGSEKTWPCDLALLALGFTGPESTIADQLGIEKDARSNYKAEYGKYQTNIPNIFTAGDMRRGQSLIVWAISEGREAARQVDIYLMGKSDLPTKNEAGDLIAL; via the coding sequence ATGGGAAAAGTAACAGGATTTAAAGAATTTGAAAGACAAGATGAAAGCAATGCGCCCGTAAAAGAGCGTTTAAAACATTATAAAGAATTTACCATTCCTTTAAGTGATACGGAAATGTCAAAACAGGGATCACGCTGTATGGATTGCGGCATTCCTTTTTGCCACAGTGGTTGCCCACTTGGTAATTTAATACCGGATTTTAACCACATGGTATATCAAGGTGAATGGCAGAAAGCCTCTTGGTTATTGCATGCAACCAATAATTTCCCAGAGTTTACAGGACGTTTATGTCCTGCACCCTGTGAAAAGTCATGTGTGTTAGGCATTATTGAAGATCCCGTATCAATTGAAAACATTGAAAAACAAATCGTAGAGCGTGCTTTTAAAGAAGGTTGGATAAAACCACAACCGCCAAAAACAAGAACGGGCAAAACCGCTGCTATAGTAGGCTCTGGTCCTGCTGGTTTAGCAGCTGCACAACAATTAAACAGAGCAGGACATACTGTAACTGTTTTTGAAAGAGATGATGAAGTTGGTGGTTTATTACGCTACGGCATTCCTAATTTTAAAATGGAAAAAGGTATCATAGACCGTAGAATTGCCATTTTAGAAGCCGAAGGCATTACTTTTAAAACCAATGTGAATGTTGGTGTAAATTATGATGTTGAAGAATTAAAGAACTTTGATGCTGTAGTGCTTTGTGGTGGCGCTACCGAAAGAAGAAGCTTACCTACACCTGGATCTGATGCAGATGGTGTGGTACAAGCTATGGATTTCTTAACCCAACAAACCAAAGTATTATTTGGCAAAGAAGTTAAAGACCAAGTTTTGGCAACCGATAAGCATGTCATAGTAATTGGTGGTGGAGATACAGGATCAGATTGTGTTGGAACATCAAACCGTCAAGGGGCTAAATCGGTAGTGAATTTTGAAATCATGCCAAAACCCCCAGGGCACCGTTCACCTACAACTCCATGGCCTTTTTGGCCATTACAGTTAAAGACATCGTCATCGCACGAGGAAGGTGTTGAACGTAACTGGTTAATAAATACCAAAGAGTTTATAAAAGACGCCAATGGCAAATTAATCGCTTTAAAAACTGTAAATGTTGAGTGGAAAATGGTTCCAGGTGAGCGTCCTCAACTGCTAGAAATTGAAGGTTCAGAAAAAACATGGCCATGCGATTTAGCATTACTTGCTCTTGGATTTACAGGTCCAGAAAGCACTATTGCAGATCAATTAGGCATTGAAAAAGATGCTCGTTCCAACTACAAAGCAGAATACGGAAAATACCAAACCAATATCCCTAACATCTTTACCGCTGGTGATATGCGTAGAGGACAATCATTAATTGTTTGGGCAATTTCCGAAGGTCGAGAAGCAGCGCGTCAAGTTGACATTTACTTAATGGGTAAATCCGATTTACCTACTAAAAACGAAGCTGGCGATTTAATAGCCTTATAA
- the gltB gene encoding glutamate synthase large subunit, producing MLKKQGMYLPEFEHENCGAGFICNLKGEKTNQIIHDALEILVKLEHRGGVSADGKTGDGAGLLIDIPHDYFKRVCSFDIPEQREYAVGMVFLPKVPNQYQFCKNTFEKEIKEQGLSILGWRQVPVDSSNLGEIALASEPNIEQVFIGKTEAITEAVFKAKLYAARKITEHTIRESKISESGYFYVPSLSTTTLIYKGIIMPEDIGPYYTDLQQKDLVTRLALVHQRFSTNTMPTWELAQPFRFMCQNGEINTLRGNVSRMRVREEIMKSDVFGPQIEKLFPIILPGKSDSASMDMVVELLTHTDRSLPEIMMMMIPEAWEKHKTMSEERKAFYEYNACIMEAWDGPASVPFTDGDYIGALLDRNGLRPSRYTITKSGKLIMASEIGVVDIAPEDVERHGRLEPGKMFLVDMNEGRIIEDEEIKSKIVTERPYKKWLDQTRLHLKDVPYTNETCPIETIDIKTRQRLFNYTFEDIQEVITPMAVAGKEALGSMGTDTPLAVLSDRPQLISNYFKQLFAQVTNPPLDGIREEIVTDISLNLGKDRNIFSITERQCRKLRIQNPVISNADLEKIRTIQIESFRAETIHILYPKSQGLNGLEDALENMITQVSKAIDKGVNIIILSDRGVNKDFAPIPALLACSYVNHQMNRLRKRSYFDIIIESAEPREPHHFATLFGYGASAINPYMVNEIIRSQVKEGFITGMDEEKAVNNFNKAIGSGILKIMNKIGISTLHSYRGSQIFEIVGFNSAFVEKYFPYTASRIEGIGLYEIEKEINERYKYAYPDNLIDKRLGLNIGGDYRWRRNGERHMFNPTTIAKLQQAVRLSDQASYDVYAKAINEQSENLMTIRGLFEFDKLDPIPLDEVEPWTEIVKRFKTGAMSYGSISREAHENLAIAMNRIGGKSNSGEGGEDRKRFHPDLNGDSRNSAIKQVASGRFGVTSHYLTNAKEIQIKMAQGAKPGEGGQLPGEKVLPWIAAARNSTPFVGLISPPPHHDIYSIEDLAQLIFDLKNANREARINVKLVSEVGVGTIAAGVAKAKADVVLIAGYDGGTGASPLTSLKHAGLPWELGLAEAQQTLVLNNLRSRIVVECDGQLKTGRDVAIAALLGAEEFGFATAPLVASGCIMMRKCHLNTCPVGIATQDKELRKNFKGTPEHVINFFYYIAEELRGIMAQLGFRTLAEMVGQTHKINANKAITHYKAKGLDLSAILHRPEAYKLMTVKNTEKQDHNLDGVLDFKILKDSHRALYRKEKMTLAYPIHNTDRTVGAIVSNEISKIYGHLGLPEDTLNINFTGSAGQSFGAFGANGLTFTVEGNTNDYLGKGLSGAKLIVKKPVKADFIAENNIIVGNVCLFGAIQGEAYINGIAGERFAVRNSGAIAVVEGVGDHGCEYMTGGKVVVLGKTGRNFAAGMSGGIAYVYDPEDKFTNGLCNTQSIEFEQVLNEDAQNLKALIENHVRHTNSNQGKKLLANWETSLKNFVKVMPTEYKRALKRLETEEQMVEELTIA from the coding sequence ATGCTGAAGAAACAAGGAATGTATTTACCTGAATTTGAACACGAAAACTGTGGTGCAGGTTTTATTTGTAATCTTAAAGGAGAGAAGACAAATCAAATTATCCATGATGCGTTAGAAATTCTAGTAAAGTTAGAGCACCGTGGTGGTGTAAGTGCGGATGGGAAAACTGGTGATGGCGCCGGTTTGTTAATTGATATTCCTCACGATTATTTTAAACGCGTGTGTAGTTTTGATATCCCTGAACAAAGGGAGTACGCCGTAGGTATGGTATTTTTACCTAAAGTACCTAACCAATATCAATTTTGTAAAAACACTTTTGAAAAAGAAATAAAAGAACAAGGACTTTCTATATTAGGATGGCGACAAGTGCCTGTGGATTCTTCTAATTTAGGAGAAATTGCACTAGCTTCAGAGCCTAATATTGAACAAGTTTTTATTGGAAAAACAGAAGCTATCACCGAAGCTGTTTTTAAAGCTAAATTATATGCTGCCCGTAAAATTACAGAGCATACTATTAGAGAGTCTAAAATCTCTGAAAGTGGGTATTTTTATGTGCCAAGCTTATCTACTACAACCCTTATTTATAAAGGTATTATTATGCCGGAGGATATTGGGCCATATTATACCGATTTACAACAAAAAGATTTGGTAACCCGTTTAGCGTTGGTACACCAACGTTTCTCTACCAATACCATGCCTACTTGGGAACTGGCACAACCGTTCCGTTTTATGTGTCAAAATGGAGAGATTAACACCCTTCGTGGTAACGTAAGCAGAATGCGTGTTCGCGAAGAAATTATGAAAAGTGACGTTTTCGGACCTCAAATAGAAAAATTATTCCCCATTATATTACCAGGCAAATCGGATTCTGCCTCTATGGATATGGTGGTTGAATTGTTAACACATACCGATAGGTCGCTTCCAGAAATTATGATGATGATGATTCCGGAAGCTTGGGAAAAACACAAAACCATGTCTGAAGAGCGCAAAGCATTTTACGAATACAATGCGTGCATTATGGAAGCTTGGGATGGTCCTGCTTCTGTACCTTTTACTGATGGTGATTATATTGGTGCTTTACTAGATAGAAATGGACTAAGACCTTCTAGATATACCATAACCAAAAGCGGCAAATTAATCATGGCATCTGAAATTGGGGTAGTAGATATTGCTCCTGAAGATGTAGAAAGACACGGTAGATTGGAACCAGGAAAAATGTTCTTGGTAGACATGAATGAAGGACGCATCATTGAAGATGAAGAAATTAAAAGTAAAATTGTTACTGAAAGACCTTATAAAAAATGGTTAGACCAGACACGTTTACATTTAAAGGATGTGCCTTACACCAACGAAACCTGTCCGATAGAAACCATCGATATTAAAACAAGACAACGTTTATTTAATTATACGTTTGAGGATATTCAGGAAGTTATCACACCTATGGCTGTTGCCGGTAAAGAAGCTTTAGGCTCTATGGGTACCGATACACCTTTAGCTGTATTATCGGATAGACCTCAACTAATTTCAAATTATTTCAAACAATTGTTCGCACAAGTTACCAATCCACCTTTAGATGGTATTCGCGAAGAAATTGTAACCGATATTAGTTTAAATCTTGGAAAAGATAGAAACATTTTCAGCATTACAGAAAGACAGTGCAGAAAACTAAGAATCCAAAACCCTGTCATTTCCAACGCCGATTTAGAAAAAATCAGAACCATACAAATTGAAAGTTTTAGAGCAGAAACTATCCATATTTTATATCCGAAATCTCAAGGACTTAATGGTTTAGAGGATGCTTTAGAAAACATGATTACTCAAGTTTCCAAAGCCATTGATAAAGGTGTAAACATCATCATATTATCTGATAGAGGTGTTAATAAAGATTTTGCACCAATTCCTGCGTTGTTGGCTTGTTCTTATGTAAACCATCAAATGAACCGTTTACGCAAGCGTTCTTATTTCGATATCATTATCGAATCGGCAGAACCTCGCGAACCGCATCATTTTGCTACCTTATTTGGTTATGGAGCAAGTGCGATCAATCCTTATATGGTAAACGAAATTATCCGTTCGCAAGTAAAAGAAGGTTTCATTACCGGTATGGATGAAGAAAAAGCGGTTAATAACTTCAATAAAGCTATTGGCTCCGGCATCTTGAAAATTATGAATAAAATTGGAATCTCTACACTACATTCGTACAGAGGTTCCCAAATTTTCGAAATAGTTGGTTTCAATTCTGCATTTGTTGAAAAATATTTCCCTTATACAGCTTCAAGAATTGAAGGTATAGGTCTATATGAAATTGAAAAGGAAATTAACGAACGATACAAATATGCCTATCCAGATAATTTAATAGACAAACGTTTAGGATTAAATATTGGTGGCGATTACAGATGGAGACGTAATGGTGAACGTCACATGTTTAATCCAACCACCATAGCTAAATTACAACAGGCGGTTAGGTTAAGCGACCAAGCAAGTTACGATGTGTACGCCAAAGCCATAAACGAACAGTCTGAAAATTTAATGACCATTCGTGGTTTGTTCGAATTTGATAAGCTTGACCCCATTCCATTAGACGAAGTAGAACCTTGGACCGAAATCGTAAAACGTTTCAAAACAGGTGCTATGTCTTACGGGTCTATCTCTAGAGAAGCACACGAAAACCTAGCCATTGCCATGAACCGTATCGGTGGTAAATCCAATTCTGGTGAAGGTGGTGAAGATAGAAAACGTTTCCATCCAGATTTAAATGGTGATAGTCGTAACTCGGCTATTAAGCAAGTAGCATCGGGTCGTTTTGGTGTCACATCCCATTACTTAACCAATGCGAAGGAAATTCAAATTAAAATGGCTCAGGGGGCAAAACCTGGTGAAGGTGGGCAATTACCTGGCGAAAAAGTATTACCATGGATTGCTGCGGCGCGAAATTCAACACCTTTTGTTGGATTGATTTCACCGCCACCGCATCACGATATTTACTCTATTGAAGATTTAGCACAATTAATTTTCGACTTAAAAAATGCCAATCGTGAAGCTAGAATCAATGTTAAATTAGTTTCAGAAGTTGGTGTGGGTACCATTGCTGCTGGTGTTGCAAAAGCAAAAGCCGATGTGGTACTTATTGCTGGTTATGATGGTGGTACAGGAGCTTCTCCGTTAACATCATTAAAACATGCCGGTTTACCTTGGGAACTTGGTCTAGCCGAAGCGCAACAGACTTTAGTTTTAAATAACTTAAGAAGTAGAATTGTTGTGGAATGTGATGGTCAATTAAAAACCGGTAGAGATGTTGCCATCGCTGCTTTATTAGGGGCAGAAGAATTTGGTTTTGCTACAGCTCCTCTTGTTGCTTCAGGTTGTATTATGATGCGTAAGTGTCACTTAAACACCTGTCCAGTTGGTATTGCAACCCAAGATAAAGAGTTACGTAAAAACTTTAAAGGCACGCCAGAACACGTTATTAATTTCTTCTACTATATTGCTGAAGAATTAAGAGGTATTATGGCACAATTAGGGTTTAGAACCTTAGCTGAAATGGTTGGTCAAACCCATAAAATTAACGCCAACAAAGCAATTACCCACTATAAAGCAAAAGGGTTGGATTTATCGGCCATTTTACACCGTCCAGAGGCTTATAAATTAATGACTGTTAAGAATACCGAAAAACAAGATCATAATTTAGATGGCGTTCTTGATTTTAAAATATTAAAAGATTCTCACAGAGCCTTATATAGAAAAGAAAAAATGACTTTAGCATATCCAATTCACAATACCGATCGTACTGTTGGAGCTATCGTTAGTAATGAAATTTCAAAAATCTATGGTCATTTAGGCTTACCGGAAGACACCCTTAATATAAACTTTACAGGATCAGCTGGTCAAAGTTTTGGAGCTTTTGGTGCTAATGGTTTAACATTTACAGTTGAAGGAAACACCAACGATTACTTAGGCAAAGGATTATCTGGTGCCAAATTAATAGTTAAAAAACCTGTAAAAGCCGATTTCATTGCAGAAAACAACATCATTGTTGGTAATGTTTGTTTATTCGGAGCTATTCAAGGTGAAGCATATATCAACGGAATTGCCGGTGAACGTTTTGCTGTTAGGAACTCTGGAGCCATTGCTGTTGTAGAAGGTGTTGGAGATCATGGTTGTGAGTATATGACTGGAGGAAAAGTAGTTGTTCTTGGTAAAACAGGTAGAAACTTCGCTGCTGGTATGAGTGGTGGTATTGCGTATGTTTACGACCCCGAAGATAAATTCACAAACGGTTTGTGTAATACCCAATCCATAGAATTTGAACAAGTTTTAAATGAAGATGCCCAAAATTTAAAGGCATTAATTGAAAACCATGTTCGACACACAAACAGTAACCAAGGTAAAAAATTATTAGCAAACTGGGAAACTAGTTTAAAGAACTTTGTAAAAGTGATGCCTACCGAATACAAACGTGCATTAAAACGTTTAGAGACAGAAGAACAAATGGTAGAAGAACTAACAATAGCATAA
- a CDS encoding outer membrane beta-barrel protein, with the protein MKKLITLSMLFMGTALFAQEEAPAKKVSISGTVDAYYKTNLTSTDVGSQSFGTSFADETGFALGMANIIASYEGEKTGAVADLAFGPRALQAAGTDAGIFVNQLYAYWNVSESTKLTLGRFNTYLGYEVISPAANFNYSTSYLFSNGPFSHVGLKADFSLSEDFSLMLAVMNVTDENFNGTSSSVPGAYSLGAQLGYSGQFLNLYYDNKAKLGFEIDYTGGFDLTDSFFLGINAAYADNEGEGFMGAALYPQFAMSDSFSLGLRGEYFDWMSDVDAATDDQDVLALTLTGSYTIENLIIKPELRLDSNSQEVYFDNDLAATKSLAAFTLAAIYSF; encoded by the coding sequence ATGAAAAAATTAATTACCCTTTCAATGCTTTTTATGGGAACGGCGTTATTTGCACAAGAAGAGGCACCTGCGAAAAAAGTATCAATTAGTGGAACAGTTGATGCGTATTATAAAACTAATTTAACATCTACGGATGTAGGTTCGCAATCCTTCGGAACTTCTTTTGCGGATGAAACTGGTTTTGCTTTAGGTATGGCAAACATCATAGCTTCTTATGAAGGCGAAAAAACAGGAGCTGTTGCTGACCTAGCTTTTGGACCTAGAGCTTTACAGGCTGCGGGTACTGATGCGGGTATTTTTGTTAATCAATTATATGCATACTGGAATGTGTCAGAGAGCACTAAATTAACTTTAGGTAGATTTAACACATACTTAGGGTATGAAGTTATTTCTCCTGCAGCAAATTTTAACTACAGTACTTCTTATTTATTTTCAAATGGTCCGTTTTCGCATGTTGGTTTGAAAGCAGATTTTTCTCTCTCTGAAGATTTTAGCTTAATGCTTGCTGTAATGAACGTTACAGATGAAAACTTTAACGGAACTAGTAGTTCAGTGCCTGGAGCATATTCTTTAGGGGCTCAATTGGGATATTCAGGTCAGTTTTTAAATCTATACTATGACAATAAAGCAAAATTAGGATTTGAAATCGATTATACAGGTGGTTTTGATTTAACTGATTCTTTCTTCTTAGGTATTAATGCTGCTTATGCTGATAATGAAGGAGAAGGTTTTATGGGTGCTGCTTTATATCCTCAATTCGCAATGTCTGATAGCTTTTCATTAGGGTTAAGAGGTGAATATTTTGATTGGATGAGTGATGTAGATGCTGCAACAGATGATCAAGATGTTCTTGCATTAACATTAACAGGAAGCTACACTATTGAGAATTTAATTATCAAGCCAGAGCTTAGACTGGATTCAAACAGTCAAGAAGTGTATTTTGATAACGACTTAGCCGCTACAAAAAGCTTAGCAGCATTTACATTAGCAGCTATATACTCTTTCTAA